CGTTCGGTGATGCGCATACCCGTCTGATGTGGCAAGTGCCTTCCGCCATTCGCTGTTCACCGACGAACTGGCTCTCTCTTTCCCGGAGTGGAATACGACCATCCTCTGCTCGAGATCCTCGTAGAACTCCGGAGGCAGCAGTTCAAACCGGAGCGACTCGCCGTAGCCGCCCTCCCGCCACCCCGGAATCCCCCAAGGGAACCAGACGTAGTCCCGTACGCCACCAAAGACCACGTTGGATTGCTCTTGGGTCCCTGTGATGCTCACGCCCAGATCCTGCTCGAGCAATGACGCCATCGCCACGAGCTGCGCATCGGAGAATGGTCGCCCTGCGAGCTCGTTCGCCAGGATGCAAACACCGGTAGCGGCCGTGGCGGAACCGCCAAGCCCGGCGGAGTGGGTGCCAGCGTGCAAATTGTGCAGGTCGAACATCACGCCAGACAATCCGAACAGGTCCACGATCTTGAGCAACCAGTTGCCCTTGGTAGGAGGAATCGCGCCGGGCTCTCCGTCGGTTTCTTCTGCCAAGTACTCAGCCGAACGGACACCAATTCTGCCTGGCCCCTCAGGATGCGGCTTTGCGTCGACGCGGGTACCGGTGCTTATTGTGATACCGACGGTCCTCGGCAGGTTCTTGCTCCAAGTGGCCGCTGGATCCTCCCTCAGATTACGCGGTATGAAAGGAAGCCTCCAGAAGGCCTCTTGGAACTCACGCAGATCCAAACTCGAGCCGGGGCCGTCGATCCGGTTGTACGCGACCACGCCCGGAAGCGCATTGCGTCTTGATGCCTCGGACAGCCGTTCAAATAGCGACATGATTCCTCCAGTGGGATGCAGAGCGGCCGCCGGAGTTGTCCACCGAGTGGCCGTACCCGGTCTGGAGTCCGACTGCCACCTGCCCCGGTCCAAATGTATGTCAAATGCAGTCCGGAGTCAAGTCCGCGGCCCTCGGTGGGCAACCCACACCGAAGTGACGGGAGCAAGTTCCTGGTTGACTAGCCTTGGACATTGGATAGCCTTACAGCATAGCCACTGTGCAGAATCCATGACTACCATCGACGTCTTTGTCAGTCATGCTAGCGAAGATTCCAGTACTGCCATACAGCTAGCTTCGCACCTTGAGAGCAGCGGCTATCGCACATGGTACTATGAGCGGGACGCGGTCGCCGGAGTATCCCCACTGCTGCAGATCAGATGGGCAATCATCAACTGTCACGTGGTCGTGGTAGTCGTTTCGCCGAGCACGGTTCGCTCCCACTACGTTGTAAGAGAAGTCGTCCGGGCTATGGAGTTGGGCAAGGATTTCATCCCGTTCCTTGTTGGTTTGACTCGTAACGATTTGGATCAGCGGCAGGAACTGGTATATGAGGCCTTGGTACTGGCAACAGCAATCGAAGTTGAGCCCTCGAACGCCGCATCTGCCTTCCCGAAGGTGCTTGGCGGCCTAGCGCTGCTCAACATCCTGCCGGCTACTGGCGGCAGCACACGTCCAGTTGGCCAACCACACGCAATCACGCCGATCGGTCCTCCCTCGAACCAAGCACCCGTAGAAACTGGTCCGAAACACACCAAGGCCCAACCTCCACGGCATACCAGCGTCAAAGGGGACGGGTCTTCGAGGGCGGCCACGAGGAACCGACACGAGAGCATCTCGGACCTCCGTGCACGCGAAAGGTCATGCCGAGAGAACGGCAACATCCATGAACTGAAGCACGTGCTCATCGATCTGGCGCGAGCGCTCCGAGAGAGAGGCGATGCAGAGCGCGCATTGCCTCACCTAGAAGAAGCCGAGCGTCACTCTCGAGACACGGAGGATGGGGCCAGTCTGTCGGCATCTCTGAGTGAGCAGGCCTCAGCCTATGTCGACCTCGACGTCGTACCCGCAGCGATGTCGAAACTGAAGGAGCACCAAAGGGTATGCTTGGAACTTGGAATCGACAGTGCGCTGCAGTGGAACCTCGGCATGCAGGGTCTCCTCTTCCATGACCACGGTGATTTGTACCGAGCCTGGGAGTACTACGCTCGGCAGGAACGAATCTGCCGCGTCATGGGCGACCACCGCGGATTGACAGTGTCCCTAGTGAGCCGGGCGGTCTTGCTTGCTGAGTCTGCCAATCGACTTGAGGACGCGGTCCGTCTTGCTCAAGAGGCCAGAACCGAGGTCGCTCAGCACAGACTCAGCGACGTTGCGGATTGGGTTGAGGAGGTTCTAGCATCAGTCGCTACCGTCCAAACAAGCGAACGCATGAGTCCCATGTGCCGACCGCCTATTGTCGACGATGCTCCCGTAGACTGAAAGGTGCCGCATTCACGGCAACGACACAGACGGCGTTCCCTGCCGCTTGCCGACGAGCCGTACGGGCTCACATCGGAACACGGCCACGCGCCGCTTGTCCAGCAATTCAGAGGAATTCTGGACTCCATTCTAGCAAAGCGGATCTGACGCATGACAGCCGGAGCTGACCGTGGCCAGAGAACGAGCCGTCCGCGTGTTCATCTCCTCGACATTCCGCGACTGTTCCGGGAGCGGGATATCCTGGTCAAGCGCATCTTCTCGCAGTCGCGCAAGATGTGCGAAGAACGCGGAGTGTCGTGGGGCGAGGTGGACCTGCGCTGGGGCGTCACAGAGAAACACTACGGCTGGGCAAGCCCCGGAAACGCTGAAAGCGATTCACGACGCACGGGGCCTCGGCGAGTGGCGTCTACCTCGTATGGGAAGCGTCTGGCGTGAAGCGTGAGGCGTGACACGTCACCAAGATCGTGATGGCGCGGGAGATTGAAGTAGCCGCAGGGCAAGTAGGCCCGGACGTCAGTGCAAGACGCCCGGACTGGCCGTCTTCCGAGTGCGAGATCTGGTGGCACAAGCCGTGAAGGACAGTCGCAGAGCCGGGACGATCCCGAACTGACCTAAATGGCCGAAATATAATCTGTTAGGCACGTCAATCCTCGCCAAGAACGACACCCAGCGAACCACAGGGGGAACCGTTCCCGGAACGGTTCCCGGGGCGATTCCCAAAGGGAGTCTCGCCAGGGTTTGCGGATGGGTCTTCCCAGCGATTCCGCGGCCGACCTGCACCGTGACGCCCGGGCTCTCTTGGATGGTGACTCGCAGGCGGACTCTTGCGGCGACCTGGAATCCGACTCTCCGGCCGGTTCGCATCGAGACTCGACGACCGGTTCGCGGAGTAATTTGCAGAGGGACTTTCGGGGGGACCTCCGCCGCGGTTTGGACCACGACTCGTAGCCCGAGGCTCAGGCTTCGATAGACACCGAGTACGCGGTTGAAGAGGTGATGGACGTCTGGATGCGCGAGTAACGGGATCACGAGATCTGTGCCAGAAGCCGCCACTCCGAGTTCTACGTCAGGCGTCAGGACTACTGCCACCGGCTCGACGAAGCGCCGGCGGAAACCTGGTCCGGCTAGCGACATGTCTTGTCGGGCTTGGTCGGCGCTGCGACGGTAATCCCAGCGGTTAGAACCTGGCCGGACGCGTAGTACGACACCGGGACCATGTACGAGAG
This bacterium DNA region includes the following protein-coding sequences:
- a CDS encoding TIR domain-containing protein, with protein sequence MTTIDVFVSHASEDSSTAIQLASHLESSGYRTWYYERDAVAGVSPLLQIRWAIINCHVVVVVVSPSTVRSHYVVREVVRAMELGKDFIPFLVGLTRNDLDQRQELVYEALVLATAIEVEPSNAASAFPKVLGGLALLNILPATGGSTRPVGQPHAITPIGPPSNQAPVETGPKHTKAQPPRHTSVKGDGSSRAATRNRHESISDLRARERSCRENGNIHELKHVLIDLARALRERGDAERALPHLEEAERHSRDTEDGASLSASLSEQASAYVDLDVVPAAMSKLKEHQRVCLELGIDSALQWNLGMQGLLFHDHGDLYRAWEYYARQERICRVMGDHRGLTVSLVSRAVLLAESANRLEDAVRLAQEARTEVAQHRLSDVADWVEEVLASVATVQTSERMSPMCRPPIVDDAPVD
- a CDS encoding GHMP kinase yields the protein MVAYNRIDGPGSSLDLREFQEAFWRLPFIPRNLREDPAATWSKNLPRTVGITISTGTRVDAKPHPEGPGRIGVRSAEYLAEETDGEPGAIPPTKGNWLLKIVDLFGLSGVMFDLHNLHAGTHSAGLGGSATAATGVCILANELAGRPFSDAQLVAMASLLEQDLGVSITGTQEQSNVVFGGVRDYVWFPWGIPGWREGGYGESLRFELLPPEFYEDLEQRMVVFHSGKERASSSVNSEWRKALATSDGYAHHRTKLEIAYQYREGIRRRDWDQVHDAITRYRSVRTRICPAYMEGSTQIVGCAEHHGCTGFPLGAGGGGGVLVFGKETKCLDDAQKDLVTNGHFHSIRFKIRRKGHELVNLPLQTEA